One genomic region from Euzebya tangerina encodes:
- a CDS encoding HNH endonuclease signature motif containing protein, with protein sequence MLRTAERGEELADVRSVDTPGSAVSTSMEPEPIAGISTVLRGLRQINRWLTSVDCSELHADLIESVVVGLGHIDAATTTAKARAIVAADENGLAERDGATSDVAWIADKLRLTGATAARESRFAHDLLSQPDLLSQLEAGRVSREHATGVVAALAQQQRDHDHAEHARRQQLEEERRAREAAAERAAAKAQDAAEAEALRRAARDRERQLAEQAAREEAARDAAADQAIADRAAELTDLAAGGHSPDDVRRTGRERRAEDAEALARTEREQFSRRSVRHWIDRVTGMGTLHASLPVEAYEQVLAALRAATHFDSPTTPASECRTTEQRQADAFIDVVGASLRAGDLGTTQGVKPHLTLHASIETVTGEEDRAATTTYGHKLSPETLRRIACDAGLTRAILNATGQVLDVGRETRQWSVAQYRAAALAFGGCAFPVSDQEACGRPMGWTDMHHVTYWRRGGHTDLANGIPLCRRHHTITHRPDHDLTYDHATLTVSLTRHGRGRPTTRHVTFATPRQPERQPARVGNEHPPGAATIDRRHADGSRRAGSDRRAAVRERLPI encoded by the coding sequence ATGTTGAGGACTGCCGAGAGGGGTGAGGAACTGGCCGACGTGCGGTCGGTCGACACGCCCGGTTCGGCCGTCTCAACGTCGATGGAACCCGAGCCGATCGCGGGCATCAGCACCGTCCTGCGCGGGCTCCGGCAGATCAACCGGTGGCTGACCTCCGTCGACTGCTCCGAGCTGCATGCCGACCTGATCGAGTCGGTCGTCGTCGGGCTCGGCCACATCGATGCCGCCACCACGACAGCCAAGGCCAGGGCGATCGTGGCCGCTGACGAGAACGGGCTGGCCGAGCGGGACGGCGCAACCTCAGATGTCGCCTGGATCGCCGACAAGCTGCGCCTCACCGGCGCGACCGCCGCCAGGGAGTCGCGCTTCGCACATGACTTGCTGAGCCAACCAGACCTGCTGTCCCAGCTCGAGGCCGGTCGGGTGTCCCGCGAGCACGCCACCGGTGTCGTGGCCGCCCTGGCACAGCAGCAACGCGACCACGACCACGCCGAGCATGCCCGCCGCCAGCAGCTCGAGGAGGAACGACGAGCCCGTGAGGCCGCCGCCGAGCGCGCCGCCGCGAAAGCCCAGGACGCCGCCGAGGCCGAGGCCCTCCGCCGAGCCGCACGGGATCGGGAACGACAGCTCGCCGAGCAGGCAGCCCGCGAGGAAGCCGCACGCGATGCCGCAGCCGACCAGGCCATCGCTGACCGTGCGGCCGAGTTGACCGATCTGGCCGCGGGTGGCCACTCCCCTGATGACGTCCGCCGCACGGGTCGGGAGCGACGCGCCGAGGATGCCGAGGCCCTTGCCCGCACCGAGCGCGAGCAGTTCTCCCGCCGTTCCGTCCGACACTGGATCGACCGGGTCACGGGCATGGGCACCCTTCACGCGAGCCTCCCAGTCGAGGCCTACGAGCAGGTCCTCGCCGCGCTCCGCGCAGCAACCCACTTCGACAGCCCAACCACCCCGGCGTCGGAGTGCCGCACCACGGAGCAGCGCCAGGCCGACGCCTTCATCGACGTCGTGGGTGCCAGCCTGCGCGCAGGCGACCTCGGGACGACCCAGGGCGTCAAGCCCCACCTGACCCTCCATGCCTCGATCGAGACGGTGACAGGGGAGGAGGATCGGGCGGCCACCACGACCTACGGCCACAAGCTCTCACCCGAGACGCTCCGCCGGATCGCCTGCGACGCCGGTCTGACCCGGGCGATCCTGAACGCCACCGGACAGGTACTCGACGTCGGCCGGGAGACCCGCCAGTGGAGCGTGGCGCAGTACCGCGCCGCCGCCCTTGCGTTCGGCGGCTGTGCGTTCCCAGTCTCCGACCAAGAGGCGTGCGGCCGGCCGATGGGCTGGACCGACATGCACCACGTCACCTACTGGCGCCGGGGCGGCCACACCGACCTGGCCAACGGGATCCCGTTGTGCCGCCGACACCACACGATCACCCACCGGCCCGATCATGACCTCACCTACGACCACGCCACGCTCACCGTCAGCCTGACCCGGCACGGGCGAGGCAGGCCGACCACCCGACACGTCACCTTCGCCACGCCACGCCAGCCGGAGAGGCAACCCGCACGCGTCGGCAACGAGCACCCGCCCGGCGCGGCCACGATCGATCGGAGGCACGCCGACGGCAGCCGTAGGGCGGGGTCGGACAGACGTGCCGCCGTGCGCGAGCGATTACCGATCTGA
- a CDS encoding Z1 domain-containing protein, producing the protein MSHQSTTTWGKIMQPTDLNRWLMKYQKYLVMMGAEDARISLADDGWTQERIDIVAAEHTRRIGAVTLSGGLVASEVKGWIDGSMLVDSARPRWVFTRGRLNVPDDALPIIDRTTDEILAKMPDPKQPEIFGRGLVVGYVQSGKTTSFTALAAKAADAGYDLIVVLAGIHTSLRRQTQERVQADLWHKDAMWWTATGVSDFEPRGGGTSLRSRMYGNGKRGLLVVKKNTTRLKNLADWLWSAGPGERAKLSVLVIDDEADQAGLDVSPGPELAGVHEQLMRIVNLGDGPNEQDRGNLRCAYVGYTATPYANVLTRVEEENLYPRHFIYPLPKPDGHVGAAELFGEAVVGSPVRDVTTAPKLESGGAAGADLEAAIDWFVCATAARAVIAGGVDRFNSTMLIHTGMTVDEHRAARDLVEAYLLQLRQRLAEAAGRGAFKHFYEQEASRVNAAEIGETTISWKELSPHVDTVLHHLIDRTDAGKRFKEDGRWQRAHSGVIIDNSQEDSEDRLTYGATDRDESGVTVIAIGGNTLSRGLTLEGLCVSFFARTSGNYDSLMQMGRWFGFRPGYRHLTRLWTTSELRRRFRRLTEVEDRFRQELVAMIDQGLSPSDYGPRIMLDPDMQVTRPNAIRAAMRSSTWAGYTASMTTLLLDDPSLIANQKAVRRLVAALDDPVALDGGPSLIETHVSGQMIIDLLRSLRIHPDDYRMNTQQMIAYIAQAGLDDWNVVLRSVGGSPSTFDLGESVGEIGTVVRSKVDNGLAGGAYIQTLLDKGDAVIDLRSPRSDGKRDQGDPPLLLIYCIDGTSSPQRGGRAKLGATMTVPAVGLSFPVSDEPATIQWTGAPA; encoded by the coding sequence ATGAGCCACCAATCGACCACCACCTGGGGGAAGATCATGCAGCCGACCGATTTGAATCGCTGGCTGATGAAATACCAAAAGTACCTTGTCATGATGGGCGCTGAAGATGCCCGCATCTCGCTGGCTGACGACGGATGGACCCAAGAGCGCATCGACATCGTCGCCGCGGAGCACACCCGCCGGATCGGCGCGGTCACTTTGTCTGGCGGACTGGTCGCCTCCGAGGTCAAGGGCTGGATCGATGGCAGCATGCTGGTCGATTCCGCACGACCTCGCTGGGTGTTCACGCGCGGCCGGCTTAACGTTCCTGACGATGCCCTGCCCATAATCGATCGCACGACAGACGAGATCCTCGCCAAGATGCCAGATCCCAAGCAGCCGGAGATCTTTGGCCGAGGTCTGGTCGTGGGCTACGTCCAGTCAGGTAAGACCACAAGCTTCACGGCGCTGGCTGCGAAAGCTGCCGACGCCGGATACGACCTGATCGTCGTCCTTGCCGGCATCCACACCAGCCTCAGGCGCCAGACCCAAGAGCGCGTGCAAGCCGATCTCTGGCACAAGGACGCGATGTGGTGGACCGCCACGGGCGTCAGCGACTTCGAGCCTAGGGGCGGTGGCACCTCACTGCGCTCCCGCATGTATGGGAACGGCAAGCGCGGCCTCCTGGTCGTCAAGAAGAACACCACCCGCCTCAAGAACCTCGCCGATTGGCTGTGGTCCGCCGGTCCCGGAGAACGGGCCAAGCTGTCTGTCCTCGTGATCGACGACGAGGCCGATCAGGCCGGGCTCGACGTCAGCCCAGGCCCAGAACTTGCCGGGGTGCACGAGCAGTTGATGCGCATCGTGAACCTCGGCGACGGTCCCAACGAGCAGGACCGCGGCAACCTTCGTTGTGCCTACGTTGGCTACACAGCGACGCCGTACGCCAATGTTTTGACGCGCGTCGAGGAGGAAAACCTGTACCCGCGGCACTTCATATATCCGCTGCCCAAACCCGACGGCCACGTGGGAGCTGCCGAGTTGTTCGGTGAGGCCGTAGTCGGTAGTCCCGTCCGCGATGTCACCACTGCTCCTAAGCTCGAATCCGGCGGCGCCGCCGGCGCCGACCTCGAAGCGGCGATCGACTGGTTCGTGTGCGCGACCGCGGCCCGAGCAGTGATCGCGGGGGGAGTCGACCGCTTCAACTCGACCATGCTGATTCACACGGGCATGACCGTAGACGAGCACCGAGCAGCACGCGACCTCGTCGAGGCCTATCTGCTACAGCTGAGACAGCGCTTGGCAGAAGCAGCCGGGCGGGGCGCGTTCAAGCACTTCTACGAGCAGGAGGCATCTCGCGTCAACGCAGCCGAGATCGGCGAGACCACGATCAGCTGGAAGGAGCTGTCACCGCACGTCGACACAGTCCTGCACCATTTGATCGACCGGACCGACGCTGGCAAGCGCTTCAAAGAGGACGGCCGCTGGCAGCGCGCCCACTCCGGCGTCATCATCGACAACTCCCAAGAGGACTCTGAAGATCGGCTCACCTACGGCGCTACCGACCGCGACGAATCCGGCGTGACGGTCATCGCAATCGGCGGGAACACGCTGTCCCGCGGACTCACGCTGGAGGGACTCTGCGTGAGCTTCTTCGCAAGGACGTCGGGCAACTACGACAGCCTCATGCAGATGGGCCGGTGGTTCGGGTTCCGGCCTGGCTATCGCCACCTAACCCGCCTGTGGACCACCTCCGAGCTGCGCCGCCGGTTCCGGAGGCTGACCGAGGTCGAAGACCGTTTCCGCCAAGAACTGGTGGCGATGATTGACCAAGGTCTTTCGCCGTCGGACTACGGCCCCCGAATCATGCTCGATCCAGACATGCAGGTGACGCGCCCGAACGCCATCAGAGCCGCGATGCGGTCCAGCACATGGGCCGGCTACACGGCCAGCATGACAACCCTGCTCTTGGACGACCCCAGCCTGATCGCGAACCAGAAAGCCGTGCGACGACTCGTCGCCGCACTCGACGACCCAGTCGCCCTCGATGGCGGCCCCAGCCTGATCGAAACCCATGTCTCAGGGCAGATGATCATCGACCTCCTCAGATCGCTGAGGATCCATCCCGATGACTACCGCATGAACACGCAGCAGATGATCGCCTACATCGCCCAAGCTGGCCTAGACGACTGGAACGTTGTCCTCCGCAGCGTCGGCGGCTCGCCCAGCACGTTCGACCTCGGCGAAAGCGTGGGTGAGATCGGAACAGTCGTGCGATCCAAGGTCGACAACGGACTTGCTGGAGGAGCGTACATCCAGACCCTGCTCGACAAGGGTGACGCCGTCATCGACCTGCGCTCGCCCCGCAGCGACGGCAAGCGCGATCAGGGCGATCCGCCCCTGCTGCTCATCTACTGCATCGACGGGACGAGTAGCCCCCAGCGCGGAGGTCGGGCGAAGCTTGGAGCAACGATGACCGTCCCCGCCGTCGGGCTGTCGTTCCCGGTATCGGACGAACCTGCGACGATCCAGTGGACTGGAGCCCCAGCATGA
- the dcm gene encoding DNA (cytosine-5-)-methyltransferase encodes MLRTALPGKPRAIDLFCGAGGMSIGLEDAGYAVVLGIDVDEEALNTHRSLCPGLSVDWDLADPAVVEQVGRLVDELDIELVAGGPPCQPFSKAGRSMLRHLVSEGRRDAEDLRAQLWRSFMRVIEIGRPPAVMMENVPDMALDRDMLVVRTMTEELEQLGYSVHWRLVDTFLYGVPQFRQRLILIALADGIRYDWPDPVDEPVSLRDAISDLPPVEGGWRPEGAEGGWTSYAPENELSAFAQEMRAGLQGNERSRVRDHITRPVREDDRQAFALMDPSMRYSELPDELKRYRDDIFDDKYKRLAWDDYCRTITAHIAKDGYWYIHPEQERTLTVREAARVQTFPDHVRFAGPPTAAFRQIGNAVPPRAARQIAKSVRTSLHAGRQGDRPTGAVSSDLADWLLDQMDKDATIDPRVGAVAQELSAGRHPEDELRWPTLITQLVGGRLGGSRLEAVWSFVRSGLADPGTTISNRSAATGFIRMQGRAVDPKSINALAEAVLAGEGSLGSPEEMEKLPGISRALSRLVCRLVPGPDSDPVIVTSGLLRVAARYLDIDVDNQNSMSDGRLAIARLIGTDDEETRDPRTRFRAALASLALLELADRHCWPTKPQCGGCPLADDCRFAIRAGTQLNLSLDVDGRATI; translated from the coding sequence ATGCTGCGGACCGCCCTGCCGGGCAAGCCTCGCGCGATCGACCTCTTCTGCGGCGCCGGCGGCATGTCGATCGGATTGGAGGACGCCGGATATGCGGTCGTCCTCGGCATCGATGTGGACGAGGAGGCGCTCAACACCCACCGATCGCTGTGCCCGGGACTCTCGGTCGATTGGGACCTCGCAGACCCCGCGGTGGTCGAACAGGTGGGACGGCTGGTGGATGAGCTCGACATCGAGCTCGTCGCCGGGGGGCCGCCGTGCCAGCCCTTCTCCAAGGCGGGCCGGTCCATGCTCCGGCATCTGGTGTCCGAGGGCCGCAGAGATGCCGAGGATCTGCGAGCACAGCTCTGGCGCTCGTTCATGCGGGTCATCGAGATCGGCAGGCCCCCCGCCGTGATGATGGAGAACGTGCCGGATATGGCCCTCGACAGGGACATGCTGGTCGTGAGGACCATGACAGAAGAGCTCGAGCAACTGGGCTACTCGGTCCACTGGCGGTTGGTCGACACGTTCCTGTACGGCGTGCCGCAATTCCGTCAGCGATTGATCCTCATCGCATTGGCCGACGGCATCCGATATGACTGGCCCGATCCGGTCGACGAACCGGTTTCCCTCCGAGATGCGATCAGTGATCTGCCACCTGTCGAGGGGGGATGGCGTCCGGAGGGAGCTGAGGGAGGTTGGACCTCGTACGCGCCTGAGAACGAGTTGTCGGCGTTCGCCCAGGAGATGCGGGCTGGTCTGCAGGGGAACGAGAGGAGCCGTGTGCGCGATCACATCACCCGGCCCGTCAGAGAGGACGACCGTCAGGCTTTCGCGCTCATGGACCCGTCCATGCGCTACTCCGAACTCCCCGATGAGCTCAAGCGCTACCGCGACGACATCTTCGATGATAAGTACAAGCGGCTGGCTTGGGACGACTACTGCCGGACCATCACCGCACACATCGCGAAGGATGGCTACTGGTACATCCACCCGGAACAGGAACGTACGTTGACGGTACGCGAAGCCGCAAGGGTGCAGACCTTCCCGGACCACGTCCGCTTCGCCGGCCCACCGACGGCTGCGTTCCGCCAGATCGGCAACGCTGTGCCGCCCCGAGCTGCACGGCAGATCGCGAAGTCGGTCAGGACATCTCTTCACGCCGGGCGTCAGGGTGATCGGCCGACTGGGGCCGTCAGCTCGGATCTGGCCGACTGGCTGCTGGACCAGATGGATAAGGACGCCACCATCGATCCCAGGGTGGGTGCCGTGGCACAGGAGCTGTCCGCCGGACGGCACCCGGAGGATGAGCTCCGATGGCCGACGCTCATCACGCAACTCGTCGGTGGTCGTCTTGGAGGAAGCCGGCTGGAAGCCGTCTGGAGCTTCGTCAGGAGCGGCTTGGCCGATCCCGGGACGACGATCAGCAACCGGTCCGCAGCAACTGGGTTCATCCGCATGCAAGGACGTGCGGTGGACCCTAAGTCGATCAACGCCCTGGCTGAAGCGGTACTGGCAGGTGAGGGCTCCCTGGGATCTCCGGAGGAGATGGAGAAGCTGCCGGGGATCAGCCGGGCCCTTTCACGATTGGTTTGCCGTCTGGTGCCAGGGCCGGATAGCGACCCTGTCATCGTCACGTCGGGACTTCTCCGTGTCGCCGCCCGGTATCTCGACATCGACGTCGACAACCAGAACAGCATGTCCGACGGCAGGCTGGCGATAGCACGGCTCATCGGGACGGACGACGAGGAGACGCGGGATCCCCGCACTCGGTTCCGTGCGGCCCTCGCATCTCTGGCACTCCTGGAACTGGCCGACCGGCACTGCTGGCCGACCAAGCCGCAATGCGGTGGCTGTCCTCTGGCTGACGACTGCAGGTTCGCCATCCGTGCTGGCACGCAACTGAACTTGTCCTTGGACGTGGACGGACGAGCGACCATCTGA
- a CDS encoding endonuclease/exonuclease/phosphatase family protein, with translation MRGSDGRDNKREAGRDVRLTTWNCCQGTDRRVPIMLDRLRPDIAVVPESSAAPSIAADSLLGPAVPHAWTGTYPQKGLGIFAPAAIRMEVVRPAAGEGEYGLGVRLELSEAELGVLGIVTVPLHGTGHRTPYMGALVNILQRHEHMFEAGDVVVAGDFNCSGQTDPEAFPELLNEICDTYDLTSAYHSATGEAVGAETLPTLWWRHKQSDPFHVDFVLVPRAWVVEHVSVGSFEEWCASGVEARSDHAPVTVDVAVRD, from the coding sequence ATGAGAGGATCCGATGGACGCGACAACAAGAGAGAAGCTGGTCGAGACGTGCGACTGACGACATGGAACTGCTGCCAGGGGACCGACAGGAGGGTGCCGATCATGCTGGACCGGCTGCGTCCTGACATTGCGGTGGTTCCCGAGTCGTCGGCAGCGCCGTCGATCGCCGCGGACTCCCTGCTCGGTCCAGCTGTGCCACACGCTTGGACCGGCACGTACCCACAGAAGGGGCTCGGGATCTTCGCGCCAGCGGCCATCCGGATGGAGGTCGTCCGGCCGGCAGCTGGCGAGGGCGAGTACGGCCTCGGCGTCCGGCTTGAACTCTCTGAGGCCGAGCTGGGGGTCCTCGGGATCGTCACGGTGCCCCTGCACGGCACCGGACATCGCACCCCGTACATGGGCGCGCTGGTCAACATCCTCCAGCGTCACGAGCACATGTTCGAGGCGGGCGACGTCGTCGTGGCGGGGGACTTCAACTGCTCGGGACAGACCGACCCCGAGGCCTTCCCAGAGCTGCTGAACGAGATCTGCGACACCTACGACCTGACCTCGGCCTACCACTCCGCGACGGGGGAGGCCGTCGGCGCCGAGACGCTTCCAACCCTGTGGTGGCGACACAAGCAGTCCGACCCGTTCCACGTCGACTTCGTCTTGGTCCCCCGGGCGTGGGTGGTGGAGCACGTCTCGGTGGGATCGTTCGAGGAGTGGTGTGCGTCCGGGGTGGAAGCGCGCAGTGACCACGCACCGGTGACGGTCGACGTCGCCGTCCGAGACTAG
- a CDS encoding HNH endonuclease encodes MDVQTQRLHRRLFPATRLVFARPVAEVLYEIQGGRCLYCPGSTPLRTPGTGQVDHFVPWSRFSNDAFENLVLVHPSCNGSKNDRSASGQHTEAWAELYGPRMERAVQLSDEGVFTGDPSRTFGLLRTSYDLLPEGFPLWDGRKAAPNPFDEGQREQLDAAVVHIASLLP; translated from the coding sequence GTGGATGTCCAGACCCAGCGTCTCCATCGCCGACTGTTCCCGGCAACCCGCTTGGTCTTCGCCAGGCCCGTGGCGGAGGTGCTCTACGAGATCCAAGGCGGGCGCTGCCTGTACTGCCCCGGCTCGACGCCTCTCCGCACACCCGGGACCGGTCAGGTCGATCACTTCGTGCCCTGGTCTAGGTTCTCCAACGACGCCTTCGAGAACCTGGTGCTGGTCCATCCCTCCTGCAACGGATCGAAGAACGACCGGTCCGCATCCGGACAGCACACAGAGGCCTGGGCCGAGTTGTACGGTCCGCGCATGGAGCGGGCGGTGCAGCTGTCCGACGAGGGCGTGTTCACGGGGGACCCGAGCCGGACCTTCGGGCTCCTCCGCACCAGCTACGACCTGCTTCCCGAGGGTTTCCCGCTGTGGGATGGGCGCAAGGCGGCTCCGAACCCGTTCGACGAGGGGCAGCGGGAGCAACTCGACGCCGCCGTCGTCCACATCGCCTCGCTGCTGCCATGA
- a CDS encoding cell wall-binding repeat-containing protein gives MIALLPTTPAVAQPPPGLQGTLVYLQDGNVVTARPDDSATHQVTDDGGWSTPSMAEDGTIWAVSDDRTLVRLTQAGAVLRTIEPESLLAGGIYDLEVSEDGRLVAHSSIEVCSQPDGDIDSCRLHAIEAADGSGRVASVVQKHGLTFFPGTDTVVVSGLASFGPGDQMATDWFDRGLLDASDLEFSADGSVLALAGCDYGDVDDLGVSRLPQIEFHQFSGPPLAPATTPDCFIFSDEDVVAFDDVALAPDASAVAYTERPVEAEAETARLLVQTEISLEPCGAGELIEIAEGATDVGWSSAAFDPTGGPVDPGPGGPVDPGPGGPVDPGPGGPVDPGPGPVDPGEVEISRLDGGGAADPIGQAITTFAAIFEDGAADRVVLATADRFPDALAGAALAGVRGPIMLTPSTSLNADTAGFVRDHRITQAIILGGEAAVSSPVASQLGVPTRRVSGAERTETSAAMARDLWHAEGLTTGSVVVVNVRHEQGWQPALTAAVVSAALGAPQLGVENPPATITPAVLDAARTIGRTQIIGFGGTDLVSDDQLIGVAQ, from the coding sequence GTGATCGCTCTCCTCCCGACCACCCCCGCAGTGGCGCAGCCCCCACCAGGGCTCCAAGGGACGCTCGTCTATCTCCAGGACGGGAACGTGGTCACCGCGAGGCCGGACGACTCGGCCACCCACCAGGTCACCGACGACGGCGGCTGGAGCACCCCCAGCATGGCGGAGGATGGGACGATCTGGGCCGTCTCCGACGATCGCACGCTCGTGCGCCTGACCCAGGCCGGTGCGGTCCTGAGGACGATCGAGCCCGAGTCGCTGCTTGCCGGCGGGATCTACGACCTCGAGGTCTCCGAGGACGGTCGCCTGGTCGCCCACAGCTCCATCGAGGTGTGCAGCCAGCCGGACGGCGACATCGATTCATGTCGACTCCACGCCATCGAGGCCGCCGACGGGTCGGGGCGGGTCGCTTCGGTCGTCCAGAAGCACGGCCTGACCTTCTTCCCCGGCACCGACACCGTCGTCGTGTCGGGGCTGGCGAGCTTCGGACCCGGCGACCAGATGGCGACCGACTGGTTCGACCGCGGCCTCCTCGACGCGAGCGACCTCGAATTCAGCGCCGACGGCTCCGTGCTCGCGCTGGCGGGCTGCGACTACGGCGACGTCGACGACCTCGGGGTCTCCCGCCTCCCCCAGATCGAGTTCCACCAGTTCTCCGGGCCGCCGCTGGCACCGGCCACCACGCCCGACTGCTTCATCTTCAGCGACGAGGACGTCGTCGCATTCGACGATGTCGCGCTCGCTCCGGACGCCAGCGCGGTGGCCTACACCGAACGCCCGGTGGAGGCGGAGGCCGAGACCGCACGGCTCCTCGTCCAGACGGAGATCAGCCTCGAGCCGTGCGGCGCCGGGGAGCTCATCGAGATCGCCGAAGGGGCGACGGACGTCGGCTGGTCGTCGGCCGCGTTCGACCCGACCGGAGGCCCGGTGGACCCAGGCCCCGGTGGTCCGGTCGATCCTGGTCCCGGTGGTCCGGTTGATCCTGGCCCCGGTGGTCCGGTCGACCCCGGCCCTGGTCCGGTGGACCCGGGCGAGGTGGAGATCAGCCGCCTGGATGGTGGCGGCGCCGCCGACCCGATCGGACAGGCCATCACCACCTTCGCGGCCATCTTCGAGGACGGCGCAGCCGACCGCGTCGTGCTGGCAACCGCCGACCGGTTCCCCGACGCCCTGGCCGGCGCGGCACTGGCTGGGGTCCGCGGACCGATCATGCTGACACCCTCGACGTCCCTGAACGCCGACACCGCGGGGTTCGTCCGCGACCACAGGATCACCCAGGCCATCATCCTGGGCGGCGAGGCCGCGGTCTCCTCCCCCGTCGCCAGCCAACTGGGCGTCCCCACCCGACGCGTGTCCGGCGCCGAACGGACCGAGACCTCGGCCGCCATGGCCCGCGACCTGTGGCACGCCGAGGGGCTGACCACCGGCTCGGTCGTGGTGGTCAACGTCCGCCACGAGCAGGGGTGGCAGCCCGCCCTCACCGCAGCGGTGGTCTCAGCAGCCCTCGGGGCACCGCAACTCGGGGTCGAGAACCCGCCCGCGACGATCACCCCGGCCGTCCTCGACGCCGCCCGAACAATCGGCCGCACACAGATCATCGGGTTCGGCGGCACCGACCTGGTGAGCGACGATCAACTGATCGGCGTGGCGCAGTAG
- a CDS encoding PD-(D/E)XK motif protein, whose product MSDEWLPDVRDRLALLRSDASRHPGHTVTVAPPDQPGTMIGITSAGTLFLDIDCRPSDVATNVSSARVKIGSTEQGCRVTIDQNVSDWTAGSFLLEVFARLSQNQPRGRVADMALRRWADLVSRPAGPRLGDRELAGLFGELEILELAMERGALFDHWTGWRREAVDFRFPGLVVEVKATLSPNYRRVRIHGLEQLADPLDGSPLILVLRRLQLSPEGRSLPLLTDSLVDLGADRAALLGALHNVGYSEAHRTDYEATRFISEVVALREISADHPRLTPAAARDIDLQAIDRVDYVLNLNGTDQDDMNISIEELFDEHLGPAS is encoded by the coding sequence ATGAGCGACGAGTGGCTTCCGGATGTGCGCGACAGGCTGGCGCTCCTTCGCAGTGACGCGTCCCGACACCCAGGGCACACCGTGACCGTGGCCCCACCGGACCAACCAGGGACCATGATCGGCATCACCAGCGCTGGAACGCTCTTCTTGGATATCGACTGCCGGCCGAGCGATGTCGCCACGAACGTCAGCTCTGCCCGCGTCAAGATCGGCTCGACCGAGCAAGGGTGCCGCGTGACCATCGACCAAAACGTGTCGGACTGGACGGCCGGCTCGTTCCTGCTCGAGGTGTTCGCCCGGCTGTCGCAGAACCAGCCCCGCGGGCGGGTTGCCGACATGGCCTTGCGCCGCTGGGCCGACTTGGTCAGCCGACCCGCGGGCCCCCGACTCGGCGACCGCGAGCTCGCGGGCTTGTTCGGGGAGCTGGAGATCCTCGAACTGGCGATGGAGCGCGGTGCACTGTTCGACCACTGGACTGGGTGGCGCAGGGAGGCCGTTGACTTCCGGTTCCCGGGACTTGTCGTAGAGGTCAAGGCCACGCTGTCACCCAACTACCGGCGGGTGCGGATCCACGGCCTCGAGCAGCTCGCCGACCCGCTCGACGGCTCGCCGCTGATCCTCGTGCTGCGACGCCTGCAGTTGTCTCCTGAGGGGAGGTCGCTGCCCCTGCTTACCGACTCGCTCGTGGACCTCGGCGCCGATCGCGCCGCGCTCCTCGGGGCGCTCCACAACGTCGGCTACAGCGAGGCGCATCGAACCGACTACGAGGCCACGAGGTTCATCTCCGAGGTCGTCGCCCTCCGCGAGATCTCCGCTGATCACCCGAGACTGACGCCGGCAGCGGCCAGGGACATCGACTTGCAGGCCATCGACCGTGTCGACTACGTGCTGAACCTCAACGGAACGGATCAGGACGACATGAACATCTCCATCGAGGAGCTATTCGACGAGCACCTGGGGCCCGCGTCGTGA
- a CDS encoding GNAT family N-acetyltransferase, with amino-acid sequence MSTEETKTTSPSANGRPWLPADFVHPVHVPLPAADGSGPTGLHLRPIRAADTEIDHPAVMGSQARLWSIYGEAWGWPPPTMTVEADREDLARHEAEIAAHESFNYALLDEGETELLGCLYIDPPVRPGTDAEISWWVVDRCVGTEVEAALDAFVPVWVANAWPLAAPHLGPPTP; translated from the coding sequence ATGAGCACCGAGGAGACCAAGACGACGAGCCCGTCAGCAAACGGCCGGCCCTGGCTGCCCGCCGACTTCGTCCACCCCGTCCACGTGCCGCTGCCCGCCGCCGACGGCTCGGGACCCACCGGGCTCCACCTGCGACCCATCCGCGCCGCCGACACCGAGATCGACCACCCCGCGGTCATGGGCTCCCAGGCGCGGCTGTGGTCGATCTACGGCGAGGCGTGGGGCTGGCCGCCACCGACCATGACCGTGGAGGCCGACCGCGAGGACCTCGCCCGCCACGAGGCCGAGATCGCGGCGCACGAGTCCTTCAACTACGCGCTGCTCGATGAGGGCGAGACCGAGTTGCTCGGGTGCCTCTACATCGACCCACCCGTCCGGCCCGGCACCGACGCGGAGATCTCCTGGTGGGTCGTCGACCGGTGCGTCGGGACCGAGGTCGAGGCGGCCCTCGACGCCTTCGTCCCGGTCTGGGTCGCCAACGCCTGGCCGCTTGCGGCCCCGCACCTGGGTCCGCCGACACCGTGA